The DNA segment TTCCTGCAACGCGGCCACTTCCCTGGCGTGGAAGGGAACGCCGGTGCGGCGATGCTGGGCTTCCAGTCGGCGCTCGCGTTCGCCCGGCATGATCACCTCGTCAAATCCTTCCGCGGTTGGATTAAGGTGGACGCGCTTCGCCAGCGTATCCATGCGCCGCATATATTCATCGCGGCTGACGAACAGATCAGGCTTCATCGCCATAATGAAGTGGCCGACGTTCTGCGGAGCTTCGTAATCCTCGAAATGGTTGCGCACGTCGCCGGCGAATGCCGCGCCTGAGATGACGCCGCCCATCACGTCCATCAGCATCGCGAGCGCGGAACCCTTTGGGCCGCCGATCGGCTGCACCGTGCCGCCGTCAAGCGCGGCGTTCGGGTCGGTGGTCCGTCGGCCCTTGGCGTCGAGGGCATAGCCGAGCGGGATTTGCTGGCCGCGACGCGCCGCCCGGCGGATTTTCCCGCGTGCGGCAACGGCCGGCGACATATCCAGGTCAAACGGGGTTTCGAGCCCCGCAGGCGCCGCGACCGCAATCGGACTGGTGCCGAGCAGGCCTTCACGGCCGCCCCATGGCGGCATCGCCCGCGACGCATTGGTGAAAACGATGCCGATAAAGCCCGCGTCCATCGCCTGCAGGGCGTAGTTGCAGGCCGCGCCGAAATGCGTGCTGCGGCGCGCCGAGACGATGCCGACGCCGAACTCGCGCGCCATCTCGATCGCTTCCGCCATGCCCTTGGTCGCGACCACGAAGCCGAAGGCATTTTCGCCGTCCAGCGAGCCGGCCATCGGCGTGACGCGTTCCACCTTCAAATTCGGCCGCGGATTGATCAGGCCGCGACGCACGCGATCGAGATAGTGTGGCAGGGTTTGCAGGCCGTGGGTATCGACGCCGCGCAGATCCGCTTTCACCAGGCAGCGCGCCACTGTGCCTGCGTCTTCCTTCGGCAGATCGTGCGCGACCAGAAGACGCCTTCCAAAGGCCTCTGCCGCCTCGGCATCGACATAAAACGGGCCGGTCGTCGCGTCTGTATGTGTTGTCTGTGCAGATGTCATCGCCGCTCGCTCAGCTGCCGTTCAGTCCATGGGCTTCGGGGAAGAACAGGTCCTTCCACGAAGCCGGCTTTTTCTTGATGCGTCCGACTTCGTGCATGAAGTCAACGATCTTCATCAGGTTGATCGGCGTCGTGGTGTAGTCAACGTCGGGATCGGCGACCATCTTCTCAAGCTGATCGAGCGCGATCTTGTCCTTGGTCACATCCAGATAGATTTGCGCGGCCTCGCGCGGATGCGCCTTGATGAAGGCGTCCGCCTCCTCGAATGCGGCGACGACAGCCGCGCATAGTTTTGGATTGGCGTCGTGGAACTTCTTGGCTGTCAAGAGCACGCCGTTGGTGTGCTTGGCGCCAAGTGTGTCGTAGGACTTCAGCACCTGATGAATTCCCGGCGTCGCCAGTTCGTAGTAATAGAACGGCGCGCTGGCGAAATGCGCGTCGATCTCCGACTGGTTCGACATCAACGCGGCCGCGGCGTCGGCATGCGAGCGTGTAATCGTGATGGAATCGAGCTTGTTATATTGATCCGCGCCCCAGACCTTTGCTGCTTCCATCTCGAGCGCGATGGCGTGCCCGGTCAGCTTGACCGCGGGCAACGCGATCTTGTCCTTGTCGGTGAAGTCGGCGATAGTTTTGATCGCCGGATTGCGCGTCACCAGCACGTAAGGCATCGACTGCATCGCGATCAGTGCGCGGACTTCCTGCGGCGTGCCCACCGTCTTGTCCCAGACGGTCGCCAAGGTCGGGATGCCCGGTCCGATGAAATCGGCCTGGCCTGCCAGCAGCGCATCGAGGTCGGCGGCGGGGCCGGCGCGCTGCGACCATTCCACCGTGACCTCGAGGCCGGCGGCCTTGGCGTTCTTTTCCAGGAGATGCCGGTCCTCGATGACGATCATCGGCAAATAAGGCAGGCCGAATTGCCGCGATACGCGCACCTTGCTGACTTCGGCCTGCGCGGCACTGGTGATAGCCAGGGCCATCAGCGTCATCGTCACCAGAATTTTGCGCGAAACCATCATGTCACGGAAATCTCGCGGACCTGCTTGGCCTTCTCATTCATGGCGGCGAACAGAAACTGGATGTCGGTTCCGGTCGAGAGCAGGCGCGCGCCCATGGCGATGAACTCGGCGGCGAGTTTCGGCCGGGTCGAGAGCCCGCCGACACCGACATGCTTGCCGTATTTGCGGCAGGCCGCAATCGCCCGCGCATAGGCCTCGCGCACCCTGGGATGCTCGAACTGGCCAGCGAGATTAAGATCGGCGAGCAGATCGTTGACGCCGATCAAGACCATGTCGACGCCTTCGACGGCGGCGATCTCTTCGGCCTTCTCAACTGCCTCTGCGGACTCGAACTGCACGATCACCATGGTGGCGTCGTTGATGGCGACGTTCGCTTCGGCTGATGGAAACGGGCGGTATTCCAGATGCGGCAGCGCGCCGCCGGCGCCGCGTTCGCCAAGCGGGGC comes from the Bradyrhizobium erythrophlei genome and includes:
- a CDS encoding Ldh family oxidoreductase; the encoded protein is MTSAQTTHTDATTGPFYVDAEAAEAFGRRLLVAHDLPKEDAGTVARCLVKADLRGVDTHGLQTLPHYLDRVRRGLINPRPNLKVERVTPMAGSLDGENAFGFVVATKGMAEAIEMAREFGVGIVSARRSTHFGAACNYALQAMDAGFIGIVFTNASRAMPPWGGREGLLGTSPIAVAAPAGLETPFDLDMSPAVAARGKIRRAARRGQQIPLGYALDAKGRRTTDPNAALDGGTVQPIGGPKGSALAMLMDVMGGVISGAAFAGDVRNHFEDYEAPQNVGHFIMAMKPDLFVSRDEYMRRMDTLAKRVHLNPTAEGFDEVIMPGERERRLEAQHRRTGVPFHAREVAALQEAAAKAGLPPLPVSNKPLG
- a CDS encoding ABC transporter substrate-binding protein, with product MMVSRKILVTMTLMALAITSAAQAEVSKVRVSRQFGLPYLPMIVIEDRHLLEKNAKAAGLEVTVEWSQRAGPAADLDALLAGQADFIGPGIPTLATVWDKTVGTPQEVRALIAMQSMPYVLVTRNPAIKTIADFTDKDKIALPAVKLTGHAIALEMEAAKVWGADQYNKLDSITITRSHADAAAALMSNQSEIDAHFASAPFYYYELATPGIHQVLKSYDTLGAKHTNGVLLTAKKFHDANPKLCAAVVAAFEEADAFIKAHPREAAQIYLDVTKDKIALDQLEKMVADPDVDYTTTPINLMKIVDFMHEVGRIKKKPASWKDLFFPEAHGLNGS
- a CDS encoding HpcH/HpaI aldolase family protein; protein product: MKANGVVRTIVKEKLARGEVVSSMTIRLVRGVEIARMAATAGFDMIYVDLEHSTLTLEATGQICQAALSAGVTPMVRVPANTPEYIQRVLDAGALGIIAPGVRSAEEARAVVAAAKYAPLGERGAGGALPHLEYRPFPSAEANVAINDATMVIVQFESAEAVEKAEEIAAVEGVDMVLIGVNDLLADLNLAGQFEHPRVREAYARAIAACRKYGKHVGVGGLSTRPKLAAEFIAMGARLLSTGTDIQFLFAAMNEKAKQVREISVT